In a single window of the Raphanus sativus cultivar WK10039 chromosome 9, ASM80110v3, whole genome shotgun sequence genome:
- the LOC108826946 gene encoding uncharacterized protein LOC108826946 — protein MEESTRTEQVVLLQSLKRLIVSFVCCLPLSLLGLLLMLLIIYNSLYVFSLHLDPIPPIKSTLTPDHHHQFLHHHHPSLSSTSSSKPDSSLLLAVKETSLGFVQKQNVSPEKIERRTRRHKRRNQLTPEMKKKPQGKSRQIFKTRIKSFLSKSSCQSLFFMIWISSIESFGERERFTIESLFKSHPNSCLILVSNSLDCERGTQILKPFTEKGLKLLAIKPDFTYIFKDTSAEKWFERLKRRMFSPGVIPLEQNLSNLLRLVLLYKFGGIYLDTDVIILKPLTNLHNAIGAQTADPVTRRWSRLNNAVLIFDRNHPLLKSFIDEFSRTFNGNKWGHNGPYLVSRVVARFNVSSSSSDLGFSVLPPSAFYPVDWTRISGFYRASVSERETDWSRKRLMHLRKRSLAVHLWNRESKKLRIEEGSIIQQLMSDSCIFCNSSFLH, from the coding sequence ATGGAAGAGAGCACAAGAACAGAACAAGTTGTGTTGCTGCAGAGCTTGAAAAGATTGATCGTCTCTTTCGTTTGTTGTCTTCCATTGTCTCTTCTAGGTCTTCTTCTCATGCTTCTCATAATCTACAACAGCTTATATGTCTTCTCTCTCCATCTTGATCCAATCCCACCAATTAAATCCACTCTTACACCTGATCACCACCACCagtttcttcatcatcatcatccatcaTTATCATCAACATCATCGTCTAAGCCAGATTCTTCATTGTTGCTTGCGGTGAAAGAAACCTCTTTAGGGTTCGTACAAAAGCAGAACGTTTCGCCGGAAAAGATAGAAAGAAGGACGAGGAGACATAAGAGAAGAAACCAGTTAACACCCGAGATGAAAAAGAAGCCACAGGGCAAATCAAGACAGATATTCAAGACGAGGATCAAGTCATTCTTGTCCAAATCCTCATGCCAGTCTCTGTTCTTCATGATCTGGATCTCCTCCATAGAATCTTTTGGTGAAAGAGAACGGTTCACAATAGAGAGTCTCTTCAAATCTCACCCAAATAGCTGTCTGATCCTGGTCTCAAACTCACTTGACTGTGAGAGAGGAACACAAATCTTGAAACCCTTCACAGAGAAAGGGCTTAAACTGCTTGCCATCAAACCCGACTTCACTTACATTTTCAAGGACACGTCAGCAGAGAAATGGTTTGAAAGACTGAAGAGACGAATGTTCAGTCCAGGAGTGATTCCGTTAGAGCAGAACCTCTCAAACCTTCTGAGACTAGTCTTGCTCTACAAGTTCGGCGGAATCTACTTAGACACAGATGTTATAATCCTCAAACCTCTCACAAATCTCCACAACGCGATCGGTGCACAAACAGCTGATCCAGTTACAAGAAGATGGAGCAGGCTCAACAACGCGGTGCTCATCTTCGACAGGAACCATCCATTGCTTAAAAGCTTCATCGACGAGTTCTCAAGAACCTTCAACGGTAACAAATGGGGTCACAACGGTCCATACTTAGTGTCAAGAGTGGTTGCAAGATTCAAcgtttcttcctcttcctcggATTTGGGATTCTCTGTTCTTCCACCGTCTGCGTTTTATCCGGTGGACTGGACTAGAATCAGTGGATTTTACAGAGCGTCTGTGAGTGAGAGAGAAACAGATTGGTCAAGGAAGAGACTTATGCATTTACGTAAACGTAGCTTAGCTGTTCATCTTTGGAACAGAGAGAGTAAGAAGCTTAGGATTGAAGAAGGAAGCATCATTCAACAACTCATGTCTGATTCTTGTATCTTCTGTAACTCTTCATTTTtacattag